From Nitrospirota bacterium, the proteins below share one genomic window:
- a CDS encoding sulfide-dependent adenosine diphosphate thiazole synthase has translation MAKPKPSPLRERDITRQIAREYYKEFDQLIESDVIVVGAGPSGLICAHDLAAMGFRTLVVEQALALGGGFWSGGYLMNKATICAPANEILEEIGVPCKQVKDCDGMYIVDPPHATGALIAAAYKAGAKIMNLTRVVDLILRNDGLLEGVVVNNTTAEMAGHDVIHVDPIALESKVVVDATGHDAVVVDLLHKRNLYKPVPGNGAMWVSRSEEEVMDRTGEVYPNCFVVGLAVAAVYGTPRMGPAFGSMLLSGRYGAELIKKKIKQE, from the coding sequence ATGGCCAAACCCAAACCCTCCCCTTTGCGCGAACGAGACATCACCCGGCAGATCGCGCGGGAATACTACAAGGAGTTCGATCAGCTCATCGAGAGCGACGTCATCGTCGTCGGCGCCGGACCCTCGGGCTTGATCTGCGCCCATGATCTGGCCGCGATGGGCTTCCGCACGTTGGTCGTCGAGCAGGCCCTCGCCTTGGGAGGCGGCTTCTGGTCCGGCGGCTATCTGATGAACAAGGCGACGATCTGCGCGCCGGCCAATGAAATCCTCGAGGAGATCGGCGTGCCCTGCAAACAGGTCAAGGACTGCGACGGCATGTATATCGTGGACCCGCCGCACGCGACCGGCGCTTTGATCGCCGCCGCGTACAAGGCGGGCGCCAAGATCATGAACCTGACGCGGGTCGTGGACTTGATTCTCCGGAACGACGGCTTATTGGAAGGGGTCGTGGTCAATAACACGACCGCCGAGATGGCGGGTCACGACGTGATTCACGTGGACCCGATCGCCCTGGAAAGCAAGGTGGTGGTGGACGCCACAGGCCACGACGCCGTGGTGGTGGACCTGCTCCACAAGCGGAACCTCTACAAGCCGGTGCCGGGCAACGGCGCCATGTGGGTTTCCCGCTCGGAGGAAGAAGTCATGGACCGGACCGGCGAAGTCTATCCCAATTGCTTCGTGGTAGGATTAGCTGTAGCGGCCGTGTACGGCACCCCGCGCATGGGCCCGGCCTTCGGCTCCATGTTGCTCTCCGGCCGGTACGGAGCGGAGCTCATTAAGAAAAAAATAAAACAAGAGTGA